From Alloacidobacterium dinghuense:
GCACGCTGGGCGTGATCTTCCGCAAGGCGCAGAACAAGATTCAGGACCCGGCCAGCTGAAGCGCCTGGTCAGCGACCTGATCGGCAAAGAGCAGTGGACCACGCTCGGCGTAGATGTGAAGGGCGACGCTTACGAAGGTCTGCTCGAAAAGAACGCCGCCGACGTGAAAGGCGGCGCGGGACAGTACTTCACGCCGCGCGCCCTGATCCAGGCGATCGTGGACGTGATGCGCCCCGAGCCGGGACAGCTCATCCATGATCCGGCCTGCGGCACTGGTGGCTTCCTGCTTGCCGCCTATGACTACATCACCAAGCATCACAAATTGGACAAGGACCAGAAGCTCCACCTGAAGAACGAAGCCCTGAGCGGAGTAGAGCTGGTCGACGCCACCGCCCGCATCTGCGCCATGACCTATACAGGGCATCGGAACTTCAAGTCCTTTCACGTCGAGCAGGCAATTGCGTTCAAGAAGCACCTGGCCGAGCAAAAGGCGCAACAGTCTGGAGAGAACCTGAGCAAGGCGACTCTATATGCCACTCTTACGAAACTCAAGCGTTTCTTCCAGTGGCTTGCGTGGCAGCCTGGCTACAAATCGCGTCTCCAGTATTCGGATGCGGAATATTTCAATCTTTCCGACAATGATACTCGTATTGCCGTTGCCAGAAGGGAGCAGCGAATCCCTACATTGGAACAGATCAAGCACGTTATTCATGCGATGCCTGGCACCACGGAGATTGAGCGCCGCAACCGAGCCCTAATTGCATTCACGCTGCTCACAGGCGCTCGGGACAGTGCCATCGCATCGATGAAGCTGAAGCACATTGATCTGGTCTCGGGCTGCGCCCATCAGGACGCGCGGGATGTGAAGACCAAATTCAGCAAGACTTTCACCACGTATTTCTTCCCCGTGGGTGAGGAGGTTCACAGAATTGTGGAGGAGTGGGTGTCCTTTTTGAGAGAGGAGAAACTCTGGGGCAATGAGGATCCCCTTTTCCCATCGACACGCATTGCATTGGGAGCAAATCACCAGTTTGGAGTCACGGGGCTGGATCGGGCCCACTGGAGCAGCGCTTCACCCATTCGTGCAATATTTCGCGATGCCTTCGAGCTTGCGGGGCTACCATACTTCAATCCCCACTGCTTCCGAAATACCCTTGTCAAACTGGGCGAGGACGTATGCAAAACTCCCGAAGAGTTCAAGGCGTGGAGCCAGAACCTCGGGCATGAGAAGGTCCTGACAACCTTCCTCAGCTATGGCGCGGTTGCGTCTCATCGCCAAGGCGAGATCATTCGAGGATTGGGAACCCCGCAAAAGGCGAATCACGCGGCTGCCGACGAAATTGTCGAGGCCTTGTTTAGAAAATTACGCAGTACTGGTGTGGACATGCAGAGGCTATGATTTCGAGTACTAGGTAGTCTGCTGGTTAGAACCCTTAGGGATTCGGGACATTCACGAGATTCGTCCAATCCAAGATCAGGAGCTCTGGAATTGAGCACTAGGAGGAACTAGCTACTCATCGCCTACCTGGGCAAACGCCATACAATCAGCTAGTCATCTCTTCTGAAAGGTAGCAGCTCCCGATGTGTTAGTAAGAACCATTGTTCCGCCTTGAACCTTAAGTGACCCCTGCATATCGCCCGCGTCAAAGTGGCATCTTGAGGGAAAAGACGGCCCTGAACAGGACAAATATTTACTTATCTGATCAAATTCAACACTAGTTCTCGGAGTGATCACCCATTGGAAGCGGTACACATACGCATCGCTAGTTCCCTGAGGAACTCCGCATTTATTGTTCGTAACTTCGAAGGCGGCGAGTTGCTCAGCGCTGCCCAAAAGCGTCCCATCTTCTACATCTGATGGGCTTAGCGTAACAGAAAGGGAGTTGTGGTATATCTGCTTGCATGAACCTCTTCTCACTTCTAGGTCGGGCTGCCTAGCTTGCCAGCTTCCATACAATGCATTGAAGGGATCGCCACCTGCAAAGAAACTGTTAAGCGTGGACTCAAGATAATCCAGCCGATAAGCACGGCCAGATTCGCCGTCGTTCCCCCTCCTTACGTCGATGAGAATGCCAACTGGTTGACCATCTGCTTTGAGTAGGCTCCCACTCATCCCTTCATAGATGGTGTCAGTGGCTCTAGTGGATGTTACGAACAAAAACCGATCATCTATGGTCTGTAGCGCCACATCCATAATTCTCACGCTGCCGTCCCCATTGCTTCCCTCCAATTGCCAGCGCATGGATTGCCTCAAAGAGGCAGCACTTACATTGCGCCACTGTTGCCCACCGCAAATATCGGGGCCTTGCCCAGAAACTCTTAGGACCGCTATGTCCTCGGCATAGCTACGTTCTTTGGTTCCTGTGCTCCGCACACCCCTATATCCGACAATCGAGACGGTTTGGACGACTCCCAGAACGTGCTCTGCGGTGATCACGAAGCATTCCGAACCTCTTGTTCGTGTTATACCCACTCCCGTCTGCTCTCCGGCCTGAATGAACACCGTGTCGCCGCGAGCCTTGTTGACGACAAGCAACACCAGAGTTATTGAGATCATCACCTTGAGGATTTTCATTAGCTCTTCTCCTTCCAAAACGAGCGAGCAAAACCTACAAACGTCAAGGCAGCGACCCACAGAATCTGCAAGCCAGCGTCATTTTTCAACCGTTCGAACAGCGAGGTCCGAATCACGTACCCACTCGATCCAAATCGCGTGACGGTCGCTGACTTGCTGGTGCCTCTGATGGCTACTCGAAAGCCCGGATGGTCGCCTGCTACCAGCACCCCAACGCTCGGAGACAAGGCCGCCTCTAACCTAAAGTCATCACCAAGCTCGAGAGGGTACGTGCCGGCCTCGAAAAGTGTTGGCTCTAACAGTGACCTGCCTAAGACTCGAACGGTTCCAGATTGCAGAATCGCGACGGTTGTGCTCGCATCATAGGTCAAGTCTTGACCCAATTCAATGTCCCCTGACACTGGAAACAGCAGTGTCCCACCTGACTTTGCTCGTTTGTCGACATTTGGAATCACAAACGTAACTCGCCCTCCCAGTTTTTGTTGGCCGTCTTGATTTCGAAGTTCGCCTACAGAACCATTTGAGTTCTTGCAGCGTAACCTGAGGGGGCCCGAAGTGATGCGCTCTACTTCGACGTCGGTACCACTGGAGGGGCTGAACGAACCTGTAAAAGCCTCAGACTGCGGGTTGTAATCTCGGTACATTATCACTTCCGACAAACCCCATATGATCGGTGCGATATCAGTGCGAATGCGGAGGGTCTCAGTTTCTGCGTTCACATCGTACGTGGTTGGTGTCGACCAAAAAGTCACTGCCACCGCAAAGAGGATCGCCAAAGCTATTGATATTCTTTGCGGGCTCTTCTTGGACGCAATTTGCTTGAACGTGCTCTTCATGGAATGGCAATCCGAAATGGCACCTCGGGTTGTAACGATTCGAAGCGGTACAGGCGAACAGTAAGACGGCTAGGCCTCTGGAGCGAAGAAAATATAACTTGGCATTTCGTGTCAAACGCAGTCTTGACGGGAGAGTCGATCAAGTCACAGTCGTAGACTCGTCCTTCATCTGGTATGAATACTCTGGAATCAAGCCTTGTGGCATTTAGAAACAACGTAACGTGGCTAGGCTCTGACCAGTCTCCCCAACTTGCAACTCCCACTAGATCATTTGGAAGCAGAAACGAACAGTCGTTCTTGAAGACCACAAGGACAGCAAGCTCACTGGCCCTGTAGCTCGCCAACTGAGACTTCCACTGAGTGGCTAGAACGAGACCGTAATATCCCGAGTGTTGTGAGCTTATATCGTATTCAAATCGCCCAATGTACCGACCGTCCCGAGATGCGACTTGCAGACACATGGCCTGGCCATGTCCGTCTGGGACGTACGTACTGAGCTGGTCTAACACTATCTTTAGGTCGCTTGCCCCCACCAGCGCACCTTCCAAAACATTGGTAGAAGCGACAGGGATAATGTCCGTGAAGTGGTCTTGGACGACTCTTTTTGGCTGCAAAGCGGGCAGAGTGGACTGCGACTGTTGAGCCGGACTGGACGCGATGAGCGTCATGACCATCCCAGCCAGTGCCAGTACCGATCCTGCAGCTTTCATTGGAGTCTTCCCCCAATTCGGAATACTAAGGGCCGTGGAATGATCCCAAATGGATAAGCGCACGGGCTTGACTGTCCTCCCGTAGAACTCGAGAGTCATGGGAAAGCAATCGTCGACGTATTTTTTCGACAAGTTGCTTTCGCGGTGACCGTCGCTAGCGTCCGCGCACGCGGCGATTATAATCGGGCGGTAACCACCCTGTGTTCTAAATCAGTCCTGCGACCATCAGAACGGACCTCGCGCCGACAATTCGCGGGCTTGGCTGATCGGCAGATTGGGGTGGGGATCTCAGGCGCACAGAGCGGAAAGCGAAATAGCGCCAGGCTAACTTTAGACTTGAGGCACCTGCTGTTGCGAGGAATTTGGCCTAACGGAGAGGAAGTACGTTCACCTCGTTCTCAACTGCCGCCAAGGTTCACCGATAGTCCAACCAACAACTAGGTCTCATTTATGAGGTGTCCCCCGGGTACCCCTGATAAAGCTATTCGTTCTCAAGTCGGCCCTCAAACGTGGGCTTCCATCGGACATGCAGAAAGGATTCCAAAAGAGAAAGCATCGGCGTTCCGAGGCTGAGAGGTGCAAGGAGATTTACCCGGTCAGCGTGCGTTTTGATCCAATCCCCAACATTTGAATTATCGATCCCGCCGGCTCCGACCTGATGTGCATTCATAACGACCGAGCGAGCGAGATTGCTGCGGGCGCTGTTTGGATTGTAGTGCTGGGAGGTGTATCGGGCGGCGCTTTTAGGGCCAGCCTTTCCTACTTTGAGTGCTTGCCCGTTGACAAAAAACGCATAGACCGCCATTTAGCCGACGGGTAGACGTTTCGGTGGTTTGTGCGGCTTCGGCATTATCTCGACAGTGATAGTGTCGGCGATGAATGCTGCATCTGCGAGTGCGGCGACCTTCCTGAAATCGCCGAGCGCGTCGGAGACCAGTTTATCGATCGGGTTCATAGATAAGAGTCCTGTGCGTCTCTATTCGCTGCCGAGCATCGCGATACCGGACGGCAGCGTAGAGCACATCGCCCAAGTACAATTTGCTTCCGTCCAAAAACCGCACGGCTTGATATTATGACTCGCTATGCGGTGATCCCGAAGTTCCCCACAATCACTTTCGACTCGTCCAGAATGCCATTCACATAGTCGCTCCACCATTGCAGCATCTTCCTGCGCTGCTCTGCGTACTCAGTCAAGACATAGACAGCTCGATGCCCTCCCGTTCATGGCTCAAAGCCTTTTCAATCACGTCTTTGTCAAAATCCATGCTCGGTTAATAGAGTTGCACCAGTTCGTCTCAAATCGTGAATCGTTAAGGGGTCCATATCGAAAGTCAGACCTTCCAGCGCTTTATTGAGCGCGTTTTTGGCAAAAGGCCTTACCATGCTGCTCCTGCCCGGCATCAGTAACTCAGAGTCTCCTGCAAGCACCTTTAGCTCTCCGAACATCTCACTAACCTGCCTAGAAAGATAAACGATATGTGGTTTTCCGTTCTTAGCGCTGTCTTGCGGAATGAGCCACTCATTTGTGTCGAGATTGACATCCTTCCAACGAGCAAGTAGCAACTCCGACTTACGCGAGAGCGTCAACAGGATGATGTGTAGAGCCAGCTTGAACTGCCGTCGAATGTTGCTCTGATAAATTGTGCGCAGATATAAGCGAATCTCTTTCGGTGTCAGTACGCGAGACCTCTTCCGAGACTTACCGATGAACCGAGTGGCCACCATCGCAGCAGGATTGATCGTGACTATTTGCAATTCGATTGCATAGTCGAACATTCGCTTGATCACCCCGCGCAGCTGGATTGCAGCGGCGATGCGGCCATTGTCGCGCTTTCGGTAGACCAACGCCTGCACATCCAACGCGGTCAGCTCCTTCAGTAATTTGTCTCCGAGTCCCGGATAAATCTCGTTGTCGAGGTAGCGCCGTATGTCATGGGAGTTCTTCCAGCGGGCTACAACTTGCTCTTCAAAATAACGATTCCCGAACTCACGCATCGTTGGATTTGTGGCTAGTCCTGCCCGTGCCAGCCTCATTTCTTGCGCAGGTGATTTGCCATGTGCCACCGCGGTAGACAGATCATCCCGTTTCTGTCGTGCTGCCTTTAGGTCAAGTCAGGATAGCGACCGAGCACCACTTTTTCCTGCTTGCCGTTGACACGATACCGATACAGCCACGACATCTTGCCGCTCGGCAAAATATCGAGCGAAAGTCCACGTCCGTCTGTAACCAGGTAACGCGATACTCGTGGTTTTAGTGCTTTGATTTTGGCGTCTGTAAGTGGCATTCCTGTCCCCGTTTGAGTCTCCATGGCAGTTTCTTGATAGCCATTCTGGCAGGAGACTCATTGGAGACTCACATGCCGTCGGCTTGCCCGGGATCAATATGGACACTATAGGACAGTTTTATTAATCAATTCAAGAGCTTATGTTGTGCACGCGAATATTCTTGGATGAGCTTGGATCTAACTCTATTTTCCGATGCAGAAGGTGGAGAAGATTAGATTCAGAATGTCATCAGGAGTTGTTTCACCGGTGAGTGAATCTACCTGTCGGAGGGCTGCGTAAAGATCGAGCATCAGCATTTCATGCGGTGTCATTCTGCTGATAGCTTCTCTTGCCTCTTCCAGCCTTTTCAACGCCGCGGTGACGGCTTCATGGTGGCGCACACTCGTCAGCATGTCGTCTTCGCCGCCAGTCCCGGAATTTCGCACCAGATCGAGGATTGCAGAGCGCAGGACCTCAATTCCCTCGCCGGTTAAGGCGGAGGTTCGGATCGCACGCATTCCGTTGTCTTCCGTCACCATGTGATGACTCGATGAGCGGGACTCTAAATCAGACTTGTTGTAGACGATGATTGCGCATCTTCCGGCCACGGATGAGATCAAATCATCTTCTTCGTTCCAAGTCTCGGTGGAAGCGTCCAACACAACCAACACGAGATCCGCATCGGCCAGAGCTTCTCGCGACTTCTGTATTCCTATGGACTCTGCTTCGTCTGTCGCTTCCCGCAAGCCAGCGGTATCGACCAGCTCAATCGGTATCCCTCCAATTGCAACCTTCTCAGTTACTAAATCCCGAGTGGTCCCAGGTATGGCGGTTACGATAGCTCGATCCCATTCAACCAGACGATTGAACAGGGACGACTTGCCCACATTCGGGCGTCCTACGATGGCCAGCCCCAAGCCTGAATGTACGATCCTGCCATGTTCGAATGTACGAGCCAGCTCCGCGAGTGGGCCAATAACGCTGTCGATGCGCGCGACGATCTCGGCGTCTGCCATCACATCCACGTCATCGTCGGCAAAATCAATACCTGCTTCGAGGACGGCGATCAACTCAACGAGATTCTGTTTGATGGGCTTTATACGACGAGAGAGTGA
This genomic window contains:
- a CDS encoding Arm DNA-binding domain-containing protein, which encodes METQTGTGMPLTDAKIKALKPRVSRYLVTDGRGLSLDILPSGKMSWLYRYRVNGKQEKVVLGRYPDLT
- the mnmE gene encoding tRNA uridine-5-carboxymethylaminomethyl(34) synthesis GTPase MnmE; translation: MQSDSHSATETIVSENETIVAISTPPGRGGIGIVRFSGPRALEIALPLLKMRAELEHARARFAEIVDPEKRSKLDEAVVTYFEGPNSYTGEDIVEIAAHGSPVILDLLVRQSLSGGARLARPGEFTERAFLSGRIDLTQAEAVRDLIESQTLYQARVAAQQMGGSLSRRIKPIKQNLVELIAVLEAGIDFADDDVDVMADAEIVARIDSVIGPLAELARTFEHGRIVHSGLGLAIVGRPNVGKSSLFNRLVEWDRAIVTAIPGTTRDLVTEKVAIGGIPIELVDTAGLREATDEAESIGIQKSREALADADLVLVVLDASTETWNEEDDLISSVAGRCAIIVYNKSDLESRSSSHHMVTEDNGMRAIRTSALTGEGIEVLRSAILDLVRNSGTGGEDDMLTSVRHHEAVTAALKRLEEAREAISRMTPHEMLMLDLYAALRQVDSLTGETTPDDILNLIFSTFCIGK
- a CDS encoding tyrosine-type recombinase/integrase; protein product: MRLARAGLATNPTMREFGNRYFEEQVVARWKNSHDIRRYLDNEIYPGLGDKLLKELTALDVQALVYRKRDNGRIAAAIQLRGVIKRMFDYAIELQIVTINPAAMVATRFIGKSRKRSRVLTPKEIRLYLRTIYQSNIRRQFKLALHIILLTLSRKSELLLARWKDVNLDTNEWLIPQDSAKNGKPHIVYLSRQVSEMFGELKVLAGDSELLMPGRSSMVRPFAKNALNKALEGLTFDMDPLTIHDLRRTGATLLTEHGF
- a CDS encoding N-6 DNA methylase, with the translated sequence MKGDAYEGLLEKNAADVKGGAGQYFTPRALIQAIVDVMRPEPGQLIHDPACGTGGFLLAAYDYITKHHKLDKDQKLHLKNEALSGVELVDATARICAMTYTGHRNFKSFHVEQAIAFKKHLAEQKAQQSGENLSKATLYATLTKLKRFFQWLAWQPGYKSRLQYSDAEYFNLSDNDTRIAVARREQRIPTLEQIKHVIHAMPGTTEIERRNRALIAFTLLTGARDSAIASMKLKHIDLVSGCAHQDARDVKTKFSKTFTTYFFPVGEEVHRIVEEWVSFLREEKLWGNEDPLFPSTRIALGANHQFGVTGLDRAHWSSASPIRAIFRDAFELAGLPYFNPHCFRNTLVKLGEDVCKTPEEFKAWSQNLGHEKVLTTFLSYGAVASHRQGEIIRGLGTPQKANHAAADEIVEALFRKLRSTGVDMQRL